The Erigeron canadensis isolate Cc75 chromosome 1, C_canadensis_v1, whole genome shotgun sequence genome segment TTTTATATAATGACATTGACATTATGCACGCCTACCAAAAGAAATGATAACAATCAAAAACCAACCTGGCAACCTCATCGAACTAGCTAGAAAATGACTTCAATTCAGATATATagctattttattaaattttacaaaaataagttaattatgaGATCAAACCCGCAGGTGTGTTAACTCAGATTAGGGCATCTTTGATGTATGCATTAAAACTTTATATCATTTCATTGCagaattaaaatttgtatagaATTTGTTTGTACGTGTTAACCGGAAGGTTTATActaaattttacattttatgttgatattttggtgcatacattaaaaatagtagaaaaaagaaaagtatacGAGTATATTACCAAATCTATACACCTTTTACCAAGTGTGTGACATATAGATCGAGGACCACATTATATAATTTCTGTACGgtagttataataatatatcttaATATCTTAATTAGTTGGATTAAGACTAGctagaaagaaaaagatagcGATGTTTATATTCCgtttgtaaaaagaaaaaaaaaaaaagaaaaatgctaaTTACATATCAACATATGTGAAATCATGGGAAGTTGAGGAACCGTAGGCATGTCTAAATCTCTTTAACTAAACGTAGAAAATTGAATTAGACACACAATTAAGAATTATAAATTTTCGGTTtcatatatttctaattttaattAGTACGTCGTGGTCTTTGTGGCTGACTAGCCCGACTTGTATGATCGACATGTTATGAATTTTCAATAGATTAACAAtatttgctgttaaaaaaactttaaactATATCAAGCATCATTAGTTTAGAGATTTTTTGAGATTAATTAATTTGCATTATGATCTTAAAATTAgacatataaatcattttgagAACAAAAAATGTACCTGAATGCGTACGTAATTACTAGAACAATTTTCACCAAACGCCATTGCTACGGCGTGGTCCACCATATCAGCCGAACTATCACCAGAAATTCGAGCCATAGGACGAGCCCAATCTTTAGCCTTCCATCTTTTAACTTGATCAAAACCATAGTTTCCTTCTAACGGTTGACCCGCGCCGAGTGAAAGTACCAAAAGGTCCTCCACGCCACGCACAAACGGAAACTCTTGTTTATTATGTAACACATGTGTAATTGCAGCAGATGTCGGGTTACTCATAGCCAATCCGCCATCAACTGCAACACATTTGGTTTTTCCATCAACCGACTTCATCTGAACCGGTTTAAACATATCCGGTTCAGCTGAAGTCGCCCGACACACTTCCCAAAGACGAAAATCAAAGCTATCAGTCTCTAACGCGTCAGCTCTTGAAAATAAAAACGGAGCCGAGCTAGACAAATCATAACACGGGATTAAAATCGGCTTTAAAGTAtctttcaaagtcaaactcCTTCCATTAACCATGAACATTTCTTGCATcacattttcaaatttttctgtatcgccaccgtcaccaccaccaccacgaaAAAGCCTCTTCAAAAACCCTCCACCCCCATAACCCAATTTCGGACAATACAACCGCGTTCCTTGCTCAACCAAAAACCGCCACGTGTCATCCGCTTCAAAAAGCGGGACAAGATCATTCTTGCTTCCAAATAACATCCCAATAAAAACACCACCTATACCCGTCCCAGCAGCTACATCAATATAATCCGCAATTCTAGCATTCGAATTCCCGGATTTCAATTTCAACACGTTTTCAAGATGGGCTAATGCTTTTCCAGCTAGAATGTTTCTCATGCCCCCGTTGTCAATCGACAAGACACATATCTTGCCTCTTTGATTCTTCATCATATGTTGTTGTTCATGAGGTATAACGTTAACACCTTGTTGAGAAACTACTTGTGTCGTAGGTTGTTTCCAAAGCTTACAATCTTCGTAACCAAACAAGAATTTGCTTTCAAGAATTGAGAATATTTCGTAGCTTAGTTTATCGGTGCCAACATTTTGCTCTTGTAGTTCCAACGACTCAACATTTGGatccatatatttatattatgtatatatgaattttgagtaagtatatatataataaacttgaAATGGTtaatagctagctagctaggtatttttttttttttttgtgatcaATTGAAATAAGTTTGTAAGCAACTTTAAATGGCTAGGTGTAACAACATGACAAATATGTCTATTTCGACATTCAATTTCCGGGCAAATATagctttcaatttcttttactAATTTTACTCAATCTAATTAACTATAGATATATATCAAAGGAAAATAAATGTATTTGGTGAATCTCCCGCCAAAGTTAGCAGAAACATTTtatgatgatgttatatatattcatctatcaaattaaaagaaaatatgagacagaaaaataattagtttaattTGACAAAGAATGAAATATGGACATGTTAAAATGGAGATGGAGAAAATATGGATTTTCAAGAGAGGGAAAGAAAGTGAGAAAGTAATTGTTAAAGAAGGCAAGAAGAGAGTGATTGATGTAAAGGACATGTATAGttcattatttgttttgttgtGTATTTAAAAGGATATATGGACACAATCACcaacaacaaaatgttaaatacaaaatgattattaaacatatattaaatgattaaaaacacTGAAAAATATTGGCAGAGAACTTCATATGTCTTTGCACTCTCCTGTTTCAATGTATTTCTTGGCTAGAGAGCCATAGTTGACGAGCCTTGGTCTTTTATTTTCAGTCCTTCTTGTTTAACTATTGACATTGTAGTCCAATTATAATAGGAAATCAAAAGAAATGTATCCAAATTCCCAAGGTTTGAAGTCATATTAATTGGTCTTATGAACGATAGTCGATAGAGATGATCAACTACTAAGTCATATTATTAGTGGTTAGACGTCTTGATGTCCTCATAAGAGgtctcatattcaaattttcttaCGTAATAAAGGAAAACTCACTCCAAAATAAGTCGTTTAAATCGAAAATCAAAGATACGCCATAGAGGAAACTTCTTctgtttctttttaaatttttttagtcAAGTGTCTTATTTAAATAGtatattattttcaaattatatcATGATAGGTTTATGTTCTCCATCAGTTGTTAAATTGAAAGCCAAAATAACACTAAAATCTTGTTCTAGGACACTAAATAAATACACAAATTTTCAACCATCAAACCTTAAGGTAGCAAAATGTAAGTTTCAAAGTAGCCTTCCAAACATGCATCATCAAACAGTGTCACACTGTCACCcggtgagttttttttttcctgaggCTAGTTAAACATTGTGGGCCCGTGGACCAATACGGCGTCGTTAAGAAACAATGACCCATTATTTGGGCTGGGTCAGCGGTCCCACCCCTAGCGGATGACGTACCGTAGAAAGGTAGGGGCTCCCTCATATTTGCCGTTATTTGGGCTCAAATAGTGACTGACCCCGTTTACCCCCTTTGGTTAGTAAAAAATATAGAGCAACAGAGTAAAAAGGTAATTAAGCttgatccatatttatttacttaacggtaaaagaaataaatatctTAAGTGAGGTGTTGAGATTGGATTTAAATACTCTCTATGTTTGAAACAACTTGATATATTATGTTAACCAATTACAAAATACTAAATTAATAATGTCTCTATCTGCTGAGATTAACCTTAACGATAACACATGCGAGTATATCCTAATAAAAATTGTTATGTCATCAccacttaaataaatatatcttttCAATTTAACAACTAGTAAACTTATAattc includes the following:
- the LOC122585541 gene encoding patatin-like protein 7; translated protein: MDPNVESLELQEQNVGTDKLSYEIFSILESKFLFGYEDCKLWKQPTTQVVSQQGVNVIPHEQQHMMKNQRGKICVLSIDNGGMRNILAGKALAHLENVLKLKSGNSNARIADYIDVAAGTGIGGVFIGMLFGSKNDLVPLFEADDTWRFLVEQGTRLYCPKLGYGGGGFLKRLFRGGGGDGGDTEKFENVMQEMFMVNGRSLTLKDTLKPILIPCYDLSSSAPFLFSRADALETDSFDFRLWEVCRATSAEPDMFKPVQMKSVDGKTKCVAVDGGLAMSNPTSAAITHVLHNKQEFPFVRGVEDLLVLSLGAGQPLEGNYGFDQVKRWKAKDWARPMARISGDSSADMVDHAVAMAFGENCSSNYVRIQANSSSMSRHGPNVDSDPSPNNVKSLIGLADEMLSQKNVESVLFGGKRIGEQTNFEKLEWFAEELVLEHQRRSCRIAPTVAFKQATPKS